In Candidatus Defluviilinea proxima, a single genomic region encodes these proteins:
- a CDS encoding sugar transferase, giving the protein MENDHNILKKISMSSNYIRPNWYSFVAKRLMDVLIALLGLFILAPFFIFMGVLIKMDSSGPVFFRGPRLGRNGRIFQILKFRTMHEETTGPGITAKDDPRITSLGKWLRDTKINELPQLWNVLTGEMSLVGPRPEDPNIAATWSEPARTEILSMRPGITSPASIAYHDEEGRLQSDSVMDYYLEHIAPDKLRLDRLYVRHHTFLGDMDTLFWTFVIMIPRLKDKRIPEGWLFGGPVSRFLRRYVSWAVYDFLIAFLCIGLLGMTWRLYRPLDLGLWRATSLAFLLAILFTFFNILLGLKNVSWSRAIADDILRLIISCGLVTLTVVVLQCFFCHNMVCQ; this is encoded by the coding sequence ATGGAAAACGATCATAACATCCTAAAGAAGATATCGATGTCGTCAAATTATATTCGTCCGAATTGGTACTCCTTTGTAGCCAAACGTTTGATGGATGTTTTGATCGCATTACTTGGATTATTTATTCTGGCGCCGTTCTTTATTTTCATGGGCGTTTTAATAAAGATGGATTCTTCCGGTCCAGTTTTTTTTCGTGGCCCTCGTTTAGGCCGTAACGGACGTATCTTCCAAATTCTCAAATTTCGCACGATGCATGAAGAGACCACCGGGCCGGGTATTACGGCAAAAGATGATCCACGAATCACTTCTTTAGGTAAGTGGTTGCGGGATACTAAGATCAATGAACTGCCGCAGTTATGGAATGTGTTGACAGGAGAGATGAGTTTAGTTGGTCCTCGGCCGGAAGACCCGAACATAGCGGCGACCTGGTCTGAACCCGCGAGGACCGAGATATTATCCATGCGACCGGGAATTACAAGCCCCGCTAGCATTGCGTATCATGATGAAGAAGGGCGTCTGCAATCTGATAGTGTTATGGACTATTATCTTGAACATATCGCACCAGATAAGTTGCGACTTGACCGATTGTATGTCCGTCATCATACCTTCTTAGGGGATATGGATACCCTTTTCTGGACATTTGTTATCATGATCCCACGTTTGAAAGATAAACGGATCCCGGAAGGGTGGCTTTTTGGCGGGCCCGTTTCGCGGTTCCTACGGCGATATGTAAGCTGGGCGGTCTATGATTTTTTGATTGCATTTTTGTGTATTGGTTTGTTGGGTATGACTTGGCGCTTATACCGGCCACTGGATTTAGGACTTTGGCGCGCTACAAGTTTGGCATTCTTGCTGGCTATTTTGTTTACATTTTTTAACATCTTATTAGGCTTGAAAAACGTGTCGTGGTCGCGCGCCATCGCTGACGATATCTTGCGGTTGATAATTTCATGTGGACTGGTCACGTTGACAGTGGTTGTATTGCAATGTTTCTTTTGCCACAACATGGTCTGCCAATGA
- a CDS encoding GDP-mannose 4,6-dehydratase, whose translation MSNFWNDKKVLVTGAGGFIGSHLVETLLVEGAKVRAFIRYTSRKDPGMLRDLIPSDFAKLEIIAGDLRDEQAVRDAVRDCTVVFHLGALISIPYSYLHPVEVASTNFMGTLNVLTACRELGVERLIHTSTSEVYGTALQIPISEEHPLQGQSPYSASKIGADKLVESFFCSYNLPVVTIRPFNTFGPRQSARAVIPTIITQVLVKDTIKLGSLTTTRDFTFVTDTVRGFLCAAEAQGVEGEVFNLGTGEEISIGDLANRIMQQVGKTVRITEDSHRLRPEASEVLQLLSNNSLARQRLNWRPQFTLDQGLSQTIAWIRDHLDRYQVGTYEF comes from the coding sequence GTGAGTAATTTCTGGAACGATAAGAAAGTTCTTGTTACTGGGGCAGGCGGTTTTATTGGCAGTCATTTGGTTGAGACACTTCTTGTTGAAGGGGCCAAGGTCCGTGCCTTTATTCGTTATACATCGCGTAAAGATCCTGGCATGTTGCGTGACTTAATCCCCAGTGATTTTGCCAAACTGGAGATCATTGCAGGGGATTTGCGTGATGAGCAGGCTGTACGTGATGCGGTTCGAGATTGTACAGTGGTTTTTCATTTGGGGGCGTTGATCTCGATTCCATATTCATATCTTCACCCAGTTGAAGTAGCCAGCACGAACTTTATGGGTACTTTGAATGTGCTCACGGCTTGTCGAGAACTGGGAGTAGAGCGTCTTATCCATACATCAACCAGTGAAGTATATGGCACTGCCCTGCAGATCCCCATCTCAGAAGAGCATCCATTGCAGGGACAATCTCCATATTCGGCCAGCAAGATCGGTGCAGATAAACTTGTTGAGAGTTTCTTTTGTTCCTATAATTTGCCAGTGGTAACTATTCGACCATTCAATACGTTTGGACCACGTCAATCGGCGCGCGCTGTTATACCTACAATCATTACACAGGTCCTTGTGAAAGACACCATCAAACTTGGTAGTTTAACCACCACGCGAGATTTTACTTTTGTAACGGATACTGTACGTGGGTTTTTGTGTGCGGCAGAAGCACAAGGTGTGGAAGGCGAAGTGTTTAATTTAGGAACTGGCGAAGAAATCTCGATTGGCGACTTGGCAAACAGAATCATGCAACAAGTGGGGAAAACTGTCCGCATAACAGAAGACAGCCACCGGCTTAGACCTGAGGCGTCCGAAGTCCTGCAATTGTTATCTAATAATTCGCTTGCTCGTCAACGCTTAAACTGGAGACCACAGTTTACTTTGGATCAAGGTTTGAGTCAGACAATTGCTTGGATCCGTGACCATTTGGATCGATATCAAGTTGGTACATATGAATTTTAG
- a CDS encoding polysaccharide biosynthesis tyrosine autokinase — MELKEYLRIVRRWSWLFLFGLILGGVGGYYFSQYQTPIYQASTRAIVVSPPQSGVSDYTYLSDQQLTQTYIQLLTTQPVLNATATQLGYEVERDQITAQQIRDTQIIQITVENEDPIRAAEIANVLVEQLINQNESFQSGRFSTAENNLQEQVRQMESQISGLQGVITQISSQNLKDQIAQLEAQINPLQEEKSKLEQEIASLPTSRIENKILIAEKQARIDQISPLLNLYQEIYSNLIVLGQPSEKSNSQDLRLEQLRTQLSLYQQIYVNLLSSLESIRLARLQNTPNISQIEPATTPTLPIRPRPLMNTALAAVVGLMLAAMVVFLVEYMDDTLKTPDDVERFLGIPVLGFVAEMQYKDKSAEEVYVSRQPRSPVSEAFRSLRTNLEFASVERSIHTLLITSTAPAEGKTTIAANLAAIISQAGKRVTLLDADMRRPHVHSLLGLPNRDGLSNLFRGQVSSEMVAHKMDNMPNLMIVTSGSLPPNPAELLGSEKMVHILHDLQSVNDMVVIDSPPSLVADAQVLAAKVDAVLFVIQPGVTHVEAARSSLESFRRAGARVVGVVLNRIPRNRSEYYGGYKYYSPYGFDKGYYSEGDGQPEFAKFSKRVKELPQSGPQ, encoded by the coding sequence ATGGAATTAAAAGAATATTTGCGTATTGTAAGACGGTGGTCTTGGTTATTTTTATTTGGTTTAATTCTTGGCGGGGTTGGAGGGTATTATTTTAGCCAATACCAAACACCGATCTATCAGGCTTCAACAAGAGCTATTGTTGTAAGCCCTCCTCAGTCTGGAGTTTCTGATTACACATACTTGAGCGATCAGCAATTAACCCAGACTTATATTCAATTACTTACTACCCAACCTGTTCTCAATGCGACTGCAACACAACTTGGTTATGAAGTTGAGCGTGACCAGATTACTGCTCAACAGATAAGAGACACGCAGATTATTCAAATAACTGTTGAAAATGAAGATCCTATTCGTGCCGCCGAAATTGCGAATGTTCTTGTGGAACAATTGATTAACCAGAATGAAAGCTTTCAGTCTGGTAGATTTTCTACTGCTGAAAATAATTTGCAAGAGCAAGTACGACAAATGGAAAGTCAAATTTCTGGCCTGCAGGGTGTTATTACTCAAATATCATCGCAGAATTTAAAGGATCAAATTGCCCAACTGGAGGCACAAATCAATCCCTTGCAAGAAGAAAAATCCAAACTTGAGCAGGAGATTGCATCTTTACCTACATCGAGAATTGAAAACAAGATACTAATTGCTGAAAAACAAGCACGTATTGACCAGATTTCCCCTCTCCTAAACTTGTATCAGGAAATTTATTCCAATTTAATTGTGTTGGGGCAACCTTCTGAAAAGAGCAATAGTCAGGACCTTCGCTTGGAACAGCTAAGGACTCAATTGAGTTTGTACCAACAGATTTATGTTAACCTTTTGAGCAGCCTTGAATCGATTCGCCTTGCCCGCTTGCAGAACACCCCCAATATTTCCCAGATTGAACCAGCCACTACTCCGACTTTGCCGATCCGGCCACGTCCCTTAATGAATACCGCGCTGGCCGCTGTAGTTGGATTGATGTTAGCGGCCATGGTTGTATTTCTGGTTGAGTATATGGACGATACTCTAAAAACGCCGGATGATGTTGAGAGATTCCTCGGCATTCCAGTTCTTGGGTTTGTGGCGGAAATGCAATATAAAGATAAAAGCGCTGAAGAGGTTTATGTCTCTCGTCAACCACGTTCCCCAGTTTCGGAAGCCTTCCGTTCACTTCGAACAAATTTAGAGTTTGCTTCTGTTGAACGTTCTATCCATACTTTGTTAATCACAAGTACGGCGCCTGCTGAAGGCAAAACAACCATTGCCGCTAATTTAGCCGCTATTATCAGTCAGGCAGGTAAACGCGTCACATTGTTGGATGCCGATATGCGTCGTCCACATGTACATAGTTTGTTGGGGCTACCTAATCGTGATGGTTTAAGTAACCTATTTCGTGGTCAGGTTTCCAGTGAAATGGTTGCGCACAAAATGGACAATATGCCTAACTTGATGATTGTTACTAGCGGTAGCCTTCCTCCGAACCCTGCTGAATTGTTGGGCTCGGAGAAAATGGTACATATTCTCCACGACTTACAAAGCGTAAATGATATGGTCGTTATTGACAGTCCGCCTTCGCTTGTTGCTGATGCACAAGTCCTGGCTGCCAAAGTGGATGCTGTTTTGTTCGTAATCCAACCAGGGGTAACCCATGTAGAAGCGGCACGTAGTTCACTTGAATCTTTTCGGAGAGCTGGTGCTCGCGTAGTAGGAGTTGTCTTAAATCGTATTCCGCGTAATCGTAGTGAATATTATGGTGGTTATAAATACTATTCACCATATGGTTTTGATAAAGGTTACTACTCTGAAGGTGATGGTCAACCAGAGTTTGCTAAATTTTCTAAAAGGGTGAAAGAATTGCCGCAATCTGGCCCACAGTAG
- a CDS encoding polysaccharide biosynthesis tyrosine autokinase → MEINSYIRPLIRWWRLVVVVTMLAVISSAVSTLFQPALYESRTTLVIGTTILDPNPDSGQIYIAQQLAGIYADMARREPIQQATMNALGITWLPQYQSKVVPNTQMVEISVSDTNPQRAQIIANELARQLMEQSPAIGGTETGVRQEFIRQQLSSLQLQIQDVEKNIEDLQSSLVGLNSASQTSNIQSQIDEQTRKLNSLRESYASFLSNSQKGALNILSVVEPANLPTKSVGTNKLIIIALAGLVGFSLGAGAAYLLEFLDRTVKTTTDVERLFGLPVIGYISEIQENSNNGTYVAENPNSIIAENFRLLRSNIEFFQISNPIRTILVTSPNQGNGKTTVATNLALSISQGEQDVVLVDADLRRPAVHKVLDMSKEPGLSDVIRNKARVDNVVRKWMDDGLKVISAGDIPSNITEVVGSKRIASILGELRDMYELVIVDAPPLIIADSYNLASKVDGVILVMEPGQTTEDQAKTIKEQLDRSNAHLLGIVFNKISEQSAHSYYDYQYRSLYSPRYYGDYISKADKEPNTGSRSKKIMAFFEHGNVPPEVEDGIQSAITAIRTQPRDMVSRIKKNRKNGKASKSDDTTENSE, encoded by the coding sequence ATGGAAATTAATTCTTATATTCGACCTCTTATACGATGGTGGCGCCTTGTAGTTGTTGTAACTATGTTGGCAGTGATTTCAAGTGCTGTTTCGACTTTGTTTCAGCCTGCCCTATATGAATCACGGACAACATTGGTTATAGGTACGACAATTTTGGATCCGAACCCAGATTCTGGGCAAATTTACATCGCCCAACAACTAGCTGGGATTTATGCTGATATGGCGAGGCGTGAGCCGATCCAACAGGCTACAATGAATGCATTGGGTATTACATGGTTGCCTCAATATCAGTCCAAGGTAGTGCCTAATACGCAGATGGTGGAAATCTCTGTTTCTGATACGAATCCACAGCGTGCACAAATTATTGCAAATGAATTGGCACGTCAATTGATGGAACAAAGCCCGGCGATTGGTGGGACTGAGACAGGTGTTCGACAAGAATTTATTCGACAGCAATTATCCAGTCTCCAGCTTCAAATCCAAGATGTCGAGAAGAATATTGAAGATTTGCAAAGCAGCTTGGTTGGATTGAATAGCGCTAGTCAAACATCCAATATTCAAAGTCAGATTGATGAACAGACGCGTAAGCTCAATAGCTTACGTGAAAGTTATGCCAGTTTTCTTTCCAATTCTCAAAAAGGCGCTCTTAACATTTTATCTGTTGTAGAGCCTGCAAACCTCCCAACGAAATCAGTAGGTACAAATAAACTCATTATCATTGCTTTGGCCGGTTTAGTAGGCTTTAGTTTGGGGGCGGGTGCAGCCTATTTGCTTGAATTCCTTGATCGAACGGTCAAAACCACGACAGATGTTGAACGCTTGTTTGGTTTGCCCGTAATTGGGTATATTTCTGAGATTCAAGAAAATAGCAATAATGGTACGTATGTAGCGGAAAACCCAAATTCCATTATTGCTGAAAATTTCCGCTTGCTTCGTTCTAACATTGAGTTTTTTCAAATTAGTAATCCGATCAGAACGATTCTGGTCACGAGCCCAAATCAAGGGAATGGAAAAACTACAGTTGCTACAAACCTGGCATTGTCCATTTCGCAAGGGGAACAGGACGTAGTGCTGGTGGATGCGGATTTAAGAAGGCCCGCTGTTCATAAAGTTCTTGACATGTCTAAAGAACCAGGCCTTTCGGATGTGATTCGAAATAAGGCCAGAGTTGATAATGTCGTGCGAAAGTGGATGGATGATGGGCTGAAGGTGATTTCTGCGGGTGATATTCCATCAAATATTACTGAAGTCGTTGGTTCCAAGCGAATCGCTTCTATTTTGGGTGAACTCAGGGATATGTACGAATTAGTCATCGTCGATGCTCCTCCGTTGATCATTGCTGACTCGTATAACCTAGCATCCAAAGTAGATGGCGTTATTTTAGTCATGGAGCCTGGTCAGACAACCGAAGATCAGGCAAAGACAATCAAAGAGCAATTGGACCGCTCCAATGCGCATTTATTGGGAATTGTTTTTAACAAGATATCTGAACAGAGTGCACACAGTTATTACGATTACCAGTATCGTTCCTTATATTCGCCGCGATATTATGGTGACTATATTTCGAAAGCCGATAAGGAGCCAAACACTGGCTCACGCTCTAAAAAGATTATGGCGTTTTTTGAGCACGGGAATGTTCCACCTGAGGTGGAAGATGGGATTCAAAGCGCCATCACAGCGATTCGAACTCAGCCGCGCGATATGGTGAGCCGCATCAAGAAAAATCGTAAAAATGGCAAAGCCAGTAAAAGCGATGATACTACCGAAAATAGTGAATAG
- a CDS encoding glycosyltransferase family 2 protein: MKAPFVSIILPVHNEANHIRRSLGAVLQQDYSVENMEVLVADGLSTDNTRAIIEELAGQYPKIELKILDNSEQIVPTGLNKALQIARGEIVVRVDGHTMIAPDYIRQCVDTLQRTQADNVGGRMAAVGNTSFGEAVALGTSTPFGIGGGRFHFSDKNEWVDTVYMGAWPRRVFQEVGLFDEELIRDQDDEFNYRLREYGGRILLSSSIRSEYTVRSTPGSLWRQYYQYGFWKVRVLQKHPRQMRPRQFVPPLFVFALLVNLALIFITSWSIGLLFIVVGLYLFANFTASILASRKNNWRYLGVLPLVFLILHLGYGLGFLIGLIRFAGRWKDKVGKTPTFMT, from the coding sequence TTGAAGGCCCCTTTTGTTTCCATTATCCTTCCCGTTCACAACGAAGCGAACCATATCCGACGGAGTCTGGGGGCCGTACTGCAGCAGGATTATTCAGTTGAAAACATGGAAGTCCTTGTCGCCGATGGTTTGTCCACGGATAATACACGCGCGATTATTGAGGAGTTGGCGGGACAATACCCAAAAATAGAATTAAAAATTTTAGATAACTCTGAACAGATTGTTCCTACTGGCCTGAATAAGGCCTTGCAAATTGCCAGAGGTGAAATTGTTGTCCGTGTAGATGGACATACTATGATCGCTCCTGACTACATACGTCAATGTGTTGATACTTTGCAGCGCACACAGGCTGACAATGTTGGCGGAAGAATGGCTGCGGTTGGCAATACCTCTTTTGGAGAAGCCGTAGCATTGGGAACCAGTACTCCATTTGGAATAGGTGGCGGCCGATTTCATTTCTCAGATAAAAATGAATGGGTGGATACAGTTTATATGGGCGCGTGGCCGCGCAGGGTATTCCAAGAGGTCGGATTGTTTGACGAGGAATTGATTCGCGATCAAGATGACGAATTTAATTACCGTTTGCGCGAATATGGTGGACGTATCCTGCTTTCCTCATCCATTCGTTCCGAATACACAGTGCGCAGTACCCCTGGTAGCCTTTGGCGTCAATATTATCAATACGGCTTTTGGAAGGTGCGTGTTCTGCAGAAGCATCCTCGTCAGATGCGGCCGCGCCAGTTTGTCCCCCCGTTATTTGTCTTCGCTTTACTGGTAAACTTGGCTTTGATTTTTATTACATCTTGGAGTATTGGATTATTGTTTATTGTGGTAGGTTTGTATTTGTTTGCGAATTTTACTGCGTCCATTCTCGCGTCTAGAAAAAATAATTGGCGATACCTAGGTGTACTGCCATTGGTCTTTTTGATATTACACCTTGGCTATGGATTAGGCTTTCTTATCGGTTTAATCAGATTCGCCGGCCGATGGAAAGATAAAGTTGGTAAAACACCAACTTTTATGACTTAA
- a CDS encoding NTP transferase domain-containing protein, whose product MKAVILAGGKGTRLAPYTRILPKPLMPIGEMPILEVLLRQMKRAGVEDVILTVGHLANLLRTFFMDGQQWGLNITYSHEAEPLGTAGPLSLIKDLSSTFFVTNGDVLTTLDLRDLYAFHKEQGGIATIAVHQRHVKIDLGVVQWNGRNQISGYIEKPTYDYTVSMGVYVFEPEVMKYIPFNVYLDFPELVLKMIAAGEKVSGYRFDGYWMDLGRPDDYAQASDDFIKMRSQFLLEE is encoded by the coding sequence ATGAAGGCCGTTATATTAGCTGGGGGAAAAGGGACACGTCTTGCCCCTTACACTAGAATTTTACCGAAGCCCCTTATGCCGATCGGCGAGATGCCCATTCTTGAGGTATTGCTTAGACAGATGAAGCGTGCGGGTGTTGAGGATGTTATCCTTACTGTTGGGCACCTGGCGAATTTATTGCGGACCTTTTTTATGGACGGTCAACAGTGGGGGCTAAACATTACTTATAGTCACGAAGCTGAGCCTCTTGGAACGGCTGGGCCTCTTTCTTTAATCAAGGATTTGAGTTCGACATTTTTTGTGACCAATGGCGATGTATTAACTACGCTTGATTTAAGAGATTTATATGCTTTTCACAAGGAGCAGGGTGGTATTGCTACGATTGCGGTTCATCAGCGGCATGTGAAAATTGACCTGGGGGTGGTGCAGTGGAATGGCAGGAATCAAATTAGTGGGTATATTGAAAAGCCGACGTATGATTACACAGTCAGCATGGGTGTCTATGTTTTTGAGCCGGAAGTCATGAAATACATCCCATTTAATGTGTATCTAGATTTCCCTGAACTCGTCTTGAAAATGATAGCCGCTGGCGAAAAAGTGAGCGGTTACCGCTTTGATGGTTATTGGATGGACTTGGGCCGTCCGGATGATTATGCCCAAGCCTCTGATGATTTTATCAAGATGCGGTCTCAATTTCTGCTTGAGGAGTAG
- a CDS encoding DegT/DnrJ/EryC1/StrS family aminotransferase, with product MEWRVPLSDLDFGPEEAEAVQKVLDSRWLTMGVVTQQFEQEFATYIGSRHAIAVTNATAALHMACVVAGLGPGDEAILPSLTFVATANAIRYTGAIPVFADITDETDLNVSPQAIEACITPRTRAILVVHYGGYACNMPSIMEVASKHGLVVIEDAAHAIGSHLNGRMLGTWGQSGCFSFFSNKNMTTGEGGMVVTDDDAIADKLRLLRSHGMTSLTLDRHKGHAWSYDVIELGYNYRIDEIRSAIGRVQLAKLPNNNRLRRERTMLYHEMLRELCPSIVIPFQEYNGVSACHLLPILLPKGMHREDFMAHMKTYGIQTSIHYPPVHLFKAYRDYNYNTSHLFNLPVTESISIREVSLPLHSLLSETDVQSVVEAVSVSLANLN from the coding sequence GTGGAGTGGCGTGTGCCCTTGTCTGATCTGGATTTTGGCCCTGAAGAGGCTGAAGCTGTGCAAAAGGTGCTTGATAGCCGTTGGCTGACGATGGGAGTTGTCACGCAGCAGTTTGAGCAGGAATTTGCCACTTATATAGGCTCTCGCCATGCCATCGCCGTGACAAACGCGACTGCCGCCTTGCATATGGCTTGTGTGGTGGCGGGGCTGGGGCCTGGGGACGAAGCGATTCTTCCTTCCCTTACGTTTGTTGCTACAGCCAATGCCATTCGTTACACTGGAGCCATTCCCGTCTTTGCCGATATTACAGATGAAACCGACTTGAATGTTTCCCCGCAAGCTATTGAGGCATGTATTACGCCTCGTACTCGGGCTATCTTGGTTGTACATTATGGCGGTTACGCTTGTAATATGCCATCCATAATGGAGGTTGCCAGCAAGCATGGTTTGGTTGTTATCGAAGATGCTGCTCATGCAATCGGTTCGCATTTAAATGGTCGTATGCTGGGTACTTGGGGGCAGTCTGGTTGTTTTAGCTTCTTTTCCAACAAGAATATGACCACTGGTGAAGGTGGCATGGTAGTGACTGATGATGACGCTATAGCCGATAAACTTCGACTTTTGCGTTCACACGGGATGACCAGCCTGACTTTAGACCGTCATAAAGGACACGCCTGGAGTTATGACGTGATAGAACTGGGCTATAACTATCGCATTGACGAGATACGTTCTGCTATTGGGCGTGTCCAACTTGCTAAACTTCCCAACAATAATCGCTTGCGTCGCGAACGAACAATGCTTTACCATGAAATGCTTCGCGAATTATGCCCTTCTATTGTTATTCCTTTTCAAGAATACAATGGCGTTTCCGCTTGTCATTTGTTACCTATTCTTTTACCCAAAGGTATGCATCGTGAAGACTTTATGGCTCATATGAAGACCTATGGCATACAGACCAGTATTCATTACCCTCCAGTGCATCTTTTTAAGGCTTATCGTGACTATAACTATAACACGTCACATTTATTTAATTTGCCAGTTACGGAATCCATTTCTATCCGTGAGGTGTCTCTTCCACTGCACTCATTATTGTCAGAAACGGATGTCCAGTCAGTGGTTGAAGCAGTCTCTGTTTCTCTAGCTAATTTGAATTAA